The genomic window GCAAGGACTCAGGGCTGATAACATCATTAGGAATATGTTGCTTTTAGCTCGAACTGATAGTGACAGTCAACGACAAATCACTGATCTCAATGCCTTAGTTGCCACTGCCATTCAACTGGCATATCATAGTTTAGTCAATAAGTGGGAAGGCTTTAATATAAAAATAGAAACTGAGTATGATCCATCTTTACCGGAGGTAGCAATTGTTTCTCAGGATATAAATCGAGCCTTGATTAATATTATTGATAATGGTTGCTATGCAGCTTATAAGAAAAAACAGGAGATTGGTAAACAGTTTATCCCCCAACTTTTTATCAAAACCCAAAATCAAGGAGAAAATTTCTCAATCATTATTCGAGATAATGGTAATGGAATTGCACCAAATTTAATCGATAAAATTTTCGATCCCTTCTTTACTACTAAGCCTGCTGGAGACGGTACAGGTTTAGGGCTATCTATCATCCAAGATATTATTGTTGGTCAACACCAAGGAGATATTCAAGTAAAAACCGAAGTTGGAGCATACACAGAATTCATAATCATCATACCAATTTCTTTGTCGATAAATCAAAAATAAGCAAAATTATTGAAGGGTTTTAAGTCATGCCTGAATATATATTATTTGTGGATGATGAGAAATTGATTAAACGTCTAGTATCTCATTATTTCCGAAATCAGATCCGCAAAGGAGAGTATGAATTTATTTTTGCCTATAATGGGATAGAAGCACTAGAAATATTACGAGAAAATCCCCTGATTAATTTGGTGATAACTGACATTAATATGCCAGAAATGGATGGATTGACATTGCTGGGCAAAATCCGCGAATTTCATGAAAATACCAAATCTATTATTGTTTCCGCATACGAAGATATAAAAATGATTAGACAAGCCATGAGTCTGGGAGCTTGTGATTTCATCAATAAACCTATTGACTTTCAAGACTTAGAGAATACTATTAGCCGTACTTTAGATTATATTAATCATTTAAAGAAAAATAGTTATTTAGAAGAACAAAC from Nostoc sp. UHCC 0870 includes these protein-coding regions:
- a CDS encoding response regulator produces the protein MPEYILFVDDEKLIKRLVSHYFRNQIRKGEYEFIFAYNGIEALEILRENPLINLVITDINMPEMDGLTLLGKIREFHENTKSIIVSAYEDIKMIRQAMSLGACDFINKPIDFQDLENTISRTLDYINHLKKNSYLEEQTQLPKTQTNQISVVSQLITESVYEINNPINWISGNLQEAQVVIKDLINNLQLCQQQFTDIPPEILQNIQEHGREDLVSQLSKMMISMQVGTDRLEQIGNNLTTQIKQ